A window of the Fuscovulum sp. genome harbors these coding sequences:
- a CDS encoding DUF6280 family protein: MLDFVDGTAFNYEQGQRARKLFAAVVLAALDDAIADDKKYGNGPEQIARWARSRDGREVLSCAGIDPNERVVKGLMDFVAKGVRTSVALSREESERRHALEADQAEAA, encoded by the coding sequence ATGCTCGATTTCGTTGATGGCACCGCCTTCAATTACGAACAAGGCCAGCGGGCGCGCAAGCTTTTCGCTGCCGTGGTCCTTGCTGCGCTCGATGATGCGATTGCAGATGACAAGAAGTACGGCAACGGGCCGGAACAGATCGCCCGTTGGGCGCGGTCGCGTGACGGGCGTGAAGTGCTGTCCTGCGCCGGGATCGACCCGAATGAGCGGGTGGTGAAGGGCCTTATGGATTTCGTCGCCAAGGGCGTGCGTACGTCGGTCGCGCTGTCGCGCGAAGAATCCGAACGCCGCCACGCGCTTGAGGCGGATCAGGCCGAAGCCGCCTGA